A region from the Mucilaginibacter sp. CSA2-8R genome encodes:
- a CDS encoding SGNH/GDSL hydrolase family protein, whose protein sequence is MASPHLSKSKKTVFRLIAFIVPFALLALLEGALRLTGYGHDTSLFVPLPNDVSKMVMNRYASERYFSDTVNATKGYYEPFNKQKLPGTLRLFVLGESTAAGYPYFHNGSFHRWLQYRLNHELPSQRVEVVNLSLTAVNSYTVLDFAKQLTPFQPDAVMIYVGHNEYYGALGVASTSRIGSNPTMIAMLLKLRRLRLVQLIDNWLYRLKTGSGKPTDNRENLMKRMAAKQSIAQNSADYQAGIRQFDNNMTALSRLFAQNKIPVFISTLVSNQKDLKPFISAGTGSASANAAFAAAERAYNAGQFDLARKEYIAAKERDELRFRAPEAIDQIIRKLAQSNPYLHLVDVRTAFEQASPHAILGHETLLEHVHPNLYGYALMADAFYRSLKQYHIIKPQPQNEMTFAQLWHQMPVTQVDSLFGAYQVMMLKAGWPFNQPIPAGYQREQTVAAQIAGPLSVGNITWNQANDALFKNGMATGDKKTALKATEAALLENPENNQYYLYAARLNFDLGNYPESEFHFTQANRLFPSFESAQNLFLFYIKADQPQKALATLDEVIEKNTTTRNFEPYRSMLTGIVSNQQKINQPGARMAIANDYAKMGEPGLAEKYRKP, encoded by the coding sequence ATGGCATCCCCGCATCTCAGCAAGTCTAAAAAAACGGTATTCAGGCTAATCGCTTTTATAGTACCGTTTGCCCTTTTAGCTTTGTTAGAGGGTGCTTTACGTTTAACCGGATACGGGCATGATACCTCACTATTTGTACCCTTACCGAATGATGTATCTAAAATGGTGATGAACCGCTATGCATCCGAGCGTTATTTTTCTGACACGGTTAACGCTACGAAAGGATATTACGAGCCCTTTAATAAACAAAAGCTACCGGGCACCTTGCGGCTGTTTGTTTTAGGCGAATCCACCGCTGCAGGCTATCCTTATTTTCATAACGGCTCGTTTCATCGTTGGTTGCAATACCGCTTAAACCACGAGTTGCCATCGCAGCGGGTAGAGGTCGTTAACCTAAGTTTAACGGCCGTAAACTCGTACACCGTACTCGATTTTGCCAAACAGCTTACCCCCTTTCAGCCTGATGCGGTGATGATTTATGTTGGCCACAACGAGTATTATGGCGCTCTTGGCGTAGCCTCTACCAGCCGGATAGGCAGCAACCCCACCATGATTGCCATGCTGCTCAAGCTCCGCAGATTGCGCTTGGTGCAGTTGATAGACAATTGGCTTTACCGCCTCAAAACAGGCAGCGGCAAACCGACCGATAACCGCGAAAACCTGATGAAACGCATGGCGGCTAAACAGTCCATTGCCCAAAACAGCGCCGATTACCAGGCAGGTATCCGCCAGTTTGATAACAACATGACCGCGTTGAGCCGTCTTTTTGCACAAAACAAAATCCCTGTCTTTATCAGTACGCTGGTGAGTAACCAAAAGGACTTAAAACCCTTTATCAGCGCAGGCACTGGCAGTGCATCGGCCAATGCTGCGTTTGCCGCAGCCGAACGCGCCTACAACGCCGGGCAATTTGATTTGGCCCGCAAAGAATACATTGCCGCCAAAGAACGCGATGAGCTCCGTTTCCGGGCACCGGAGGCCATAGATCAGATTATCCGTAAACTGGCCCAGAGCAATCCATACCTGCACCTGGTAGATGTGCGTACCGCTTTTGAGCAGGCTTCGCCCCACGCTATTTTAGGGCACGAAACCCTTTTAGAGCATGTACACCCCAACCTTTATGGTTACGCTTTAATGGCCGATGCGTTTTATCGGTCGCTTAAACAATATCACATTATAAAGCCGCAACCTCAAAACGAAATGACCTTTGCACAGCTGTGGCATCAAATGCCGGTTACCCAGGTTGATTCGCTGTTTGGCGCTTACCAGGTAATGATGTTGAAAGCCGGCTGGCCGTTTAACCAGCCTATACCGGCCGGTTACCAACGGGAGCAAACCGTTGCCGCGCAAATTGCCGGACCACTATCGGTAGGGAATATTACCTGGAACCAGGCCAACGATGCCCTCTTTAAAAACGGCATGGCCACCGGCGACAAGAAAACCGCATTGAAAGCAACCGAAGCAGCTTTGCTCGAAAATCCGGAAAATAACCAGTACTATTTATATGCTGCCAGGCTGAATTTTGACTTGGGTAACTACCCCGAATCGGAGTTTCACTTTACGCAGGCTAACCGCTTATTCCCGTCGTTCGAAAGTGCGCAAAACCTGTTTCTGTTCTACATTAAAGCCGACCAGCCTCAAAAAGCCCTGGCGACCCTTGATGAAGTGATAGAAAAAAACACCACCACACGCAACTTTGAGCCTTACCGCTCTATGTTAACCGGCATTGTGAGTAACCAGCAAAAGATAAATCAGCCCGGTGCACGCATGGCCATTGCCAATGATTACGCAAAAATGGGCGAACCCGGTCTGGCCGAAAAATACCGCAAACCATGA
- a CDS encoding RagB/SusD family nutrient uptake outer membrane protein, with translation MKKVYFFSTIILILVVGYSCTKLNDNNYNTIVSSQFNPTPSDVAALVGVPYTTWRKLELGRSANAIWRTNELAGDETVIPARPNGWVDGGIYRRMHEAKWTAADDNSNVIWTNAYQGITNCNRLLYQLDNNLIPVTTGKENLVAELKVLRASFYYALCDFFGNVPIITKFDVPSGFLPDQSTRTDVYNFIVSEITTNLPLLSTNNDGTTYGRFNKWAALALLAKVYQNAQVYTGTARWTECIAACDQIIQSGLYNLESVQANVFATNNAGSKEIVFAIPFDNLYTSDGETAWTLHMETLQPENQATYNFQNTPWGGICAEPQFINTFDPDDNRLKSNWIQGQQFTASGAVLMGTMDKFSGKPLAYVNDLPGVDSSQEIHGYRLGKYQIQTGELVGMSNDFPLFRYADVLMMKAEAALRNGDGNTAATLVTQVRQRNFVSTPAKAAVTGAQLAGPTKYDYGLRNHNTTTHESVSDIQYGRFLDELGWEFAQEGRRRQDMIRFGCLTTKSWLSHSPNGSYRTLMPIPTSALQTNSKLKQNPGY, from the coding sequence ATGAAAAAAGTATATTTTTTTAGCACGATTATCCTCATCCTGGTGGTGGGATACTCATGTACTAAACTGAACGACAATAACTACAACACCATAGTATCCAGCCAATTTAATCCCACGCCCAGTGATGTAGCTGCGCTGGTAGGCGTACCGTACACCACATGGCGTAAACTGGAACTGGGCCGCAGTGCCAACGCCATTTGGCGTACTAATGAGCTGGCTGGTGACGAAACAGTAATACCGGCGAGGCCAAATGGCTGGGTAGACGGTGGTATTTACCGCCGTATGCACGAGGCCAAATGGACGGCAGCTGATGACAACAGCAACGTAATTTGGACCAACGCATACCAAGGCATCACCAATTGTAACAGGTTGCTGTACCAGTTAGATAACAATCTTATTCCGGTTACCACTGGTAAAGAAAACCTGGTTGCAGAGCTTAAAGTATTGCGTGCATCGTTCTATTATGCACTATGTGACTTTTTTGGCAATGTGCCTATCATTACAAAGTTTGATGTGCCATCAGGCTTTTTGCCCGACCAAAGCACGCGCACAGATGTATATAATTTTATCGTTAGCGAAATTACAACCAACTTACCGTTGCTGAGCACCAATAATGATGGCACCACCTACGGCCGTTTTAACAAATGGGCAGCACTGGCACTGTTAGCTAAAGTATACCAAAACGCACAGGTATACACCGGCACTGCCCGTTGGACCGAATGTATTGCCGCCTGCGACCAGATCATACAGTCTGGCTTATACAACCTGGAATCGGTGCAGGCCAATGTGTTTGCTACCAATAATGCCGGTTCAAAAGAGATTGTATTTGCCATACCTTTTGACAATCTGTATACATCTGATGGTGAAACTGCCTGGACCCTGCACATGGAAACTTTGCAGCCCGAAAATCAGGCTACCTACAATTTCCAAAACACACCATGGGGAGGCATTTGTGCTGAGCCGCAGTTTATCAACACTTTTGACCCGGACGACAATCGATTGAAAAGCAATTGGATACAAGGACAACAGTTTACTGCCAGCGGTGCTGTTTTAATGGGAACGATGGATAAATTTAGCGGTAAGCCGTTAGCCTATGTTAACGATTTGCCAGGCGTAGATTCATCACAGGAAATACATGGCTACCGCCTGGGTAAATACCAGATACAGACTGGCGAGTTGGTAGGCATGAGCAATGATTTTCCACTATTTAGATACGCCGATGTGCTGATGATGAAAGCTGAAGCCGCTTTACGCAATGGCGATGGCAACACGGCAGCTACGCTGGTTACACAGGTGCGTCAGCGCAACTTTGTTAGTACACCGGCTAAGGCAGCCGTTACCGGAGCACAGTTGGCCGGACCAACAAAGTACGATTACGGCTTAAGAAACCACAATACCACTACACACGAATCTGTTTCCGATATTCAATACGGTCGCTTTTTGGACGAATTGGGCTGGGAATTTGCACAAGAGGGACGCCGCCGGCAGGACATGATCAGGTTTGGCTGTTTAACTACCAAATCTTGGTTATCGCACTCGCCCAACGGCTCATACCGCACGCTGATGCCTATACCTACCAGCGCTTTGCAAACTAACTCTAAGTTGAAGCAAAACCCGGGCTATTAA
- a CDS encoding DUF5989 family protein — MKTRKRYWLWPFVLVVLLLSLFLFVAQSTALSTFIYALF, encoded by the coding sequence ATGAAAACGCGTAAGCGCTACTGGCTATGGCCTTTTGTGCTTGTGGTACTGCTGCTTAGTCTTTTTTTGTTTGTGGCGCAAAGCACCGCCTTATCCACCTTTATTTACGCTTTGTTTTAG
- a CDS encoding SusC/RagA family TonB-linked outer membrane protein, with the protein MKIYALKRHKGPAIARKILLIMKLTLILLVTVLMQISLAGRAQNVTYTAKSAPLSQVLAEIQHQTGYHFLYTDQMLADAHPVDVNVKNEPLKEALRQCFDGQPLSYSVKNKTIVLQRKEITMLPALPEARDVKITGTVTDETNQPVPGVTVKVLNSNAATQTDVQGKYSINAPDANATLQFSAVGFATQQVKSAGTTLNVTMKAVPNSLSEVVVIGYGAQRKGDVTSAVATVKSENFVTGPVTDAAALLRGKVAGLNISSPSGDPNAQSQILLRGTNTINGANTSVLVIIDGIPGDLLTVSPEDIAEISVLKDGSSAAIYGVRGSNGVIIVTTKSGKGRSGAHIDYSGNVSVGQITRRPKLLTAQDYRDQIASGTRDASYDKGASTNWLDAILKKAPVSTLQNVSLSGGNAQTNYTASVNYRFLNGMFLRSNHAQFTGRADINHSMLDGKLKFNFGMIQTNFNSLGFNTYDYRQALRMNPTAPVVMPDGSYYQEPNNFEYQNPVSDAYNTDAPNSAFSSRYNTTISFLPVKGLRIAATGSYTKAGYQNLSYQNQQNISTLRDQQFGIANVNQGQSISRFLNLSAEYTRSFRDHRFTALGGYEYQDYDSFGSSIANHGFPTDIFGYNQIQLGTAQKVGQDVINSGRTQTNLISYFARGTYSYKEKYLLLASLRIDGASQLYGANKPYGKFPSVQAGWRITNENFMKNQTLFDDLKLRAGYGVTGNQPSQGFLAVGLLGYDRYVLYNGQWIQTITPSQNANPALRWEEKHETNVGLDFSMLKNRIYGTVDLYNRRITGLLYNYQVPSPPNLYPTTQANVGTMNNKGIEVSLNFVAVKTKDFNWTSTINFSTNTNKLVSLSNDLYQATLPYFTAGGTGPPATTFTHIVQVGKNIGDFYAFKVVGVTNDGFWIYQEPNGTTVPYNQFKHSFEDKQVVGNGLPKYYAGWNNTINYKNFDFSVTMRGAFHFQIANLQRADFELPGIMNYNRFATAYDKVFGTAVLNKNVAQEFNSYYIENGDFWKIDNINIGYTLKNLRSKYIHNPRIAFSTLNTFIITKYKGNDPEVSTAGLTPGVDYRDVYPSQRTYNLSISASF; encoded by the coding sequence CAGCCTCTGTCTTACAGCGTTAAAAATAAAACCATTGTACTGCAGCGTAAAGAAATAACTATGCTGCCAGCATTGCCCGAGGCTCGGGACGTAAAGATTACCGGTACGGTAACCGACGAAACCAACCAGCCTGTTCCGGGGGTGACGGTAAAGGTGCTTAACTCAAACGCCGCTACCCAAACCGATGTACAGGGTAAGTATAGCATTAATGCCCCCGACGCAAACGCTACGCTGCAATTCTCGGCCGTAGGGTTTGCTACGCAGCAAGTAAAATCCGCCGGTACCACCTTAAATGTTACGATGAAGGCTGTACCTAACTCACTGAGCGAGGTAGTAGTAATTGGTTATGGTGCCCAGCGTAAAGGAGATGTAACCAGTGCCGTGGCTACCGTTAAATCAGAAAACTTCGTAACCGGCCCGGTTACCGATGCTGCCGCGCTGTTAAGAGGCAAGGTGGCTGGTTTAAACATCTCTAGCCCATCCGGCGACCCTAATGCCCAGTCGCAAATCTTATTACGTGGTACCAATACTATTAACGGTGCCAACACCAGTGTGCTGGTAATTATTGACGGTATTCCGGGAGATTTGCTAACGGTTTCGCCTGAGGATATTGCCGAAATTTCGGTACTTAAAGACGGATCTTCGGCCGCTATTTATGGCGTTAGAGGTTCTAACGGTGTAATTATCGTAACCACCAAATCGGGCAAAGGCCGGTCGGGTGCACACATTGATTACAGCGGCAACGTAAGTGTTGGTCAGATTACCCGCCGCCCTAAGCTTTTGACAGCGCAAGACTATCGCGACCAGATTGCCTCCGGAACGCGTGATGCATCGTATGATAAAGGGGCATCTACCAACTGGCTGGATGCTATCCTGAAAAAAGCACCGGTGTCTACCCTACAAAATGTAAGTTTAAGCGGTGGTAATGCCCAAACCAATTATACGGCTTCGGTTAACTATCGCTTTTTAAATGGTATGTTCTTACGGTCAAACCACGCACAGTTTACCGGCCGTGCAGACATCAACCATTCTATGCTCGACGGTAAGCTTAAGTTTAATTTTGGTATGATACAGACCAATTTTAACAGCTTAGGTTTTAATACCTACGATTACCGCCAGGCCCTGCGCATGAACCCCACTGCACCTGTAGTAATGCCTGATGGTTCTTACTACCAGGAGCCAAATAACTTTGAGTACCAAAACCCGGTATCTGATGCTTACAACACCGATGCTCCTAACAGCGCATTTAGCAGCAGGTACAATACTACTATATCTTTCTTGCCAGTTAAAGGTTTACGAATAGCAGCAACAGGTTCTTATACCAAAGCGGGATATCAAAATCTTTCTTACCAAAACCAACAAAACATTTCTACCCTGCGCGACCAGCAATTTGGTATAGCCAATGTTAACCAGGGACAAAGCATAAGCCGCTTCCTGAACTTATCAGCAGAGTATACCCGTTCTTTCCGCGATCATCGTTTTACTGCACTTGGCGGTTATGAATACCAGGATTACGACAGTTTTGGTTCTTCAATCGCTAATCACGGCTTTCCTACTGATATCTTTGGCTATAACCAGATTCAGTTAGGTACGGCTCAAAAAGTTGGTCAGGATGTGATCAATAGCGGCAGAACACAAACTAACCTGATCAGCTACTTTGCACGCGGTACCTACAGCTATAAAGAAAAATACCTGTTGCTGGCCAGCTTGCGTATTGACGGTGCCAGTCAGCTTTATGGTGCCAATAAACCTTACGGTAAGTTTCCTTCTGTACAAGCAGGCTGGCGTATCACCAACGAAAACTTCATGAAAAATCAGACCTTGTTTGATGATTTGAAGTTGCGTGCAGGTTACGGTGTTACCGGTAATCAGCCCTCTCAGGGATTTTTGGCGGTAGGCTTGTTAGGCTATGACCGTTACGTGCTGTACAACGGCCAATGGATACAGACTATAACGCCAAGCCAAAATGCTAATCCGGCATTGCGCTGGGAAGAAAAGCACGAAACCAACGTTGGTTTAGACTTCAGCATGCTTAAGAACCGGATTTACGGTACTGTCGATTTGTACAACAGGCGCATCACAGGCTTGCTGTATAATTACCAAGTACCCAGCCCACCCAACCTGTACCCTACTACCCAGGCTAACGTAGGCACCATGAACAACAAAGGTATTGAGGTGTCTCTTAACTTTGTAGCTGTTAAAACCAAAGATTTTAACTGGACAAGCACCATTAATTTCTCAACCAATACCAATAAACTCGTAAGCTTATCTAACGACCTTTACCAGGCAACGCTGCCTTATTTTACCGCGGGGGGCACTGGTCCGCCGGCAACCACCTTTACCCACATTGTACAAGTTGGCAAAAATATAGGCGATTTTTACGCTTTCAAGGTAGTGGGCGTAACTAACGATGGCTTCTGGATATACCAGGAACCTAATGGTACTACCGTGCCTTACAACCAATTTAAACACTCATTTGAAGACAAGCAAGTGGTTGGTAATGGTTTACCTAAGTATTATGCGGGCTGGAACAACACTATCAATTACAAAAACTTTGACTTTAGTGTAACCATGCGTGGCGCCTTCCACTTCCAAATTGCCAACTTGCAACGGGCTGATTTTGAGTTGCCGGGCATCATGAACTATAACCGTTTTGCCACTGCTTATGATAAAGTTTTTGGTACAGCAGTATTAAATAAAAACGTAGCACAGGAGTTTAATAGCTACTACATCGAAAACGGTGATTTTTGGAAGATTGACAACATCAACATCGGTTATACCCTTAAAAACCTGCGTTCTAAATACATCCATAATCCCAGAATTGCTTTTTCAACCCTCAACACCTTTATCATTACCAAATATAAAGGCAATGACCCCGAAGTTAGCACGGCTGGCTTAACACCCGGGGTAGATTACCGCGATGTTTACCCGTCGCAGCGAACTTATAACCTTAGTATATCAGCAAGTTTCTAA
- a CDS encoding carbamoyltransferase gives MYILGISSFYHDSAACILKDGILMAAAQEERFTRIKNDAAFPEKAIKYCLDYCNITLKEVQHIVFYEKPFLKFERLVETFFAFAPRGLTAYLKALPIWVKHKLFLKRVITKALKKITPDWVPGANTLLFTTHHQSHAASAFFPSPFEEALVLTLDGVGEWATTSVAVGSGKQLKMVREIRFPHSIGLLYSAFTYYLGFKVNCDEYKVMGLAPYGKPIFKLLIYEHLIDVKPDGSFRLNMHYFNYATGLTMTGRQFDQLLGQPRRKPAEALSQFHMDVAASIQQVTEEIMLKLALAMHSAYPHQNLCLAGGVALNCVANGRLLREGPFKNIWVQPAAGDAGGALGAAYYTWHQYHQQPRPANNTTDQMQQALLGPDYTPDDVKLAIDNAGLEYVTLPDDAFYTGVARLIAAGKVVGWFNGRMEFGPRALGARSILADPRHPEMQLVLNQKIKFRESFRPFAPAVLSDHQQEYFDLAKPSPYMLFTAPVAAKQRVDANESTSQTGLEALKTLRSTMPAVTHVDYSARLQTVTPEHTEFYRLIQAFYQLTGCPLLVNTSFNVMDEPIVCSPADAIRCFLSCNMDVLAFKNIVVYKPDSRPDYIVQNHQR, from the coding sequence ATGTACATCCTGGGTATATCCAGCTTTTATCATGACAGTGCTGCCTGCATCCTTAAAGATGGCATATTGATGGCCGCTGCCCAGGAAGAGCGTTTTACCCGCATTAAAAACGATGCGGCCTTTCCTGAAAAGGCCATCAAATACTGCCTCGATTACTGCAACATTACCCTGAAAGAAGTACAGCACATTGTTTTTTATGAGAAGCCCTTTCTAAAATTTGAACGGCTGGTAGAAACATTTTTTGCATTTGCTCCACGAGGATTAACCGCCTACCTGAAAGCCCTGCCCATTTGGGTGAAACACAAGCTTTTTTTAAAACGGGTAATAACTAAGGCACTAAAAAAAATAACACCCGACTGGGTGCCCGGCGCCAACACGCTGCTGTTTACCACCCATCACCAGTCGCATGCGGCTTCGGCATTCTTTCCATCACCTTTTGAGGAGGCGCTGGTTTTAACGCTGGATGGTGTTGGCGAGTGGGCAACCACCTCGGTAGCCGTTGGCTCGGGTAAACAGTTAAAAATGGTTCGGGAGATACGATTTCCGCATTCTATTGGGTTGCTTTATTCGGCTTTTACCTATTACCTGGGTTTTAAGGTAAATTGTGACGAATACAAGGTGATGGGCCTGGCACCCTATGGTAAACCGATATTTAAATTGCTTATTTATGAGCATTTGATAGATGTAAAACCTGATGGTTCTTTCAGGCTCAACATGCATTATTTTAATTATGCCACCGGCCTTACCATGACCGGGCGGCAATTTGACCAACTGCTTGGCCAGCCGCGCCGCAAACCGGCCGAAGCGCTCAGCCAGTTCCATATGGATGTGGCGGCATCCATTCAGCAGGTAACCGAAGAGATTATGCTTAAACTGGCGTTGGCCATGCACTCGGCCTATCCGCATCAGAACCTTTGCCTGGCTGGCGGGGTAGCCCTTAACTGCGTAGCCAATGGCCGTTTATTGCGCGAAGGTCCGTTCAAAAACATCTGGGTACAGCCCGCCGCCGGTGATGCAGGTGGTGCCTTAGGTGCAGCTTACTATACCTGGCACCAATACCACCAGCAACCCCGCCCGGCCAACAACACCACCGACCAAATGCAACAGGCCCTATTGGGGCCGGATTATACTCCTGATGACGTAAAACTGGCAATAGACAATGCCGGGCTTGAATACGTTACATTACCCGACGATGCTTTTTACACCGGGGTTGCCCGCCTTATTGCCGCCGGAAAGGTAGTAGGTTGGTTTAACGGACGGATGGAATTTGGCCCCCGAGCCCTTGGCGCCCGCAGCATCCTGGCCGATCCGCGCCATCCGGAAATGCAGTTGGTTTTAAACCAAAAAATTAAATTTCGCGAGTCGTTCAGGCCCTTTGCCCCTGCTGTGCTGTCTGATCATCAGCAAGAGTATTTCGACTTGGCCAAGCCGAGCCCTTATATGTTATTCACTGCCCCAGTAGCGGCTAAACAACGGGTTGATGCTAATGAAAGTACGTCCCAAACCGGCCTCGAAGCATTAAAGACTTTACGCAGTACCATGCCTGCCGTAACGCACGTTGATTATTCTGCACGTTTGCAAACGGTAACTCCGGAGCATACCGAATTTTACCGGCTCATTCAGGCTTTTTACCAGTTAACCGGCTGCCCGCTGTTAGTTAACACCTCCTTCAATGTAATGGACGAACCCATTGTTTGCTCTCCTGCCGATGCCATACGTTGTTTTTTGAGCTGTAACATGGATGTTCTGGCCTTCAAAAACATTGTTGTTTACAAACCGGATTCCCGACCTGACTATATTGTTCAAAATCATCAGCGATAA
- a CDS encoding SxtJ family membrane protein, with the protein MKAPLKENRDLGLLVGAAFMVIALYKWHKHSLAMPWFAAISGVLIFSALIVPQWLTWPRKGWEALGKALGYINTLVLLTLVYVVIVTPFGLISRLLGNDPLKLKTGPTADNYWKMIDNDQTQLEQQF; encoded by the coding sequence ATGAAAGCACCATTGAAAGAAAACCGGGACCTTGGTTTGCTGGTTGGAGCAGCGTTTATGGTAATAGCCCTTTACAAATGGCACAAGCACTCGTTGGCCATGCCATGGTTTGCCGCTATAAGTGGTGTATTAATATTTTCGGCATTGATAGTGCCGCAATGGCTCACATGGCCACGCAAAGGCTGGGAAGCCTTGGGCAAAGCGCTGGGTTACATCAATACACTGGTACTATTAACGCTGGTTTATGTAGTGATTGTAACGCCGTTTGGCCTGATAAGCCGGCTACTGGGCAACGACCCGCTCAAATTAAAAACAGGCCCAACTGCCGATAATTACTGGAAAATGATTGATAACGACCAGACACAGCTGGAACAACAATTTTAA